One Flavobacteriales bacterium genomic region harbors:
- a CDS encoding putative sulfate exporter family transporter, which produces MQALKAKIPGFVAAALIAGIAAVASSYIPMLGTILLALILGILLGNMEFETQALNPGLKFTEKKVLELAIVLIGFGFDGQHLSNLSMELAGSIVVMVAVTVLLSAAFGKLFGMEGNLSLLLGVGNAICGSAAIAATAPALNAEEKEVGLSLGVINLLGIVGLVTLPALSYLLGLSDYDTGFLIGGTLQSVGHVAASSFAMNERIGEWAMVVKMGRVFLLIPMLVVMHFIGRKRNPDTVGRFPWFILFFAAAVYLAQTDVLSPSVIGTLDSAGEFMLAIAMAAIGMGIKIKPLLKLSGKGLALGAVLFVIQISMTVGFILVLL; this is translated from the coding sequence ATGCAAGCCCTTAAAGCCAAGATCCCTGGATTTGTTGCTGCTGCGTTGATCGCTGGCATTGCTGCGGTCGCTTCCAGTTACATTCCCATGCTGGGAACCATTCTCTTGGCGCTCATTCTTGGGATCCTTCTCGGAAACATGGAATTTGAAACACAAGCACTCAATCCTGGATTGAAATTCACGGAGAAGAAGGTGCTGGAGTTGGCCATTGTCTTGATCGGTTTCGGGTTTGATGGGCAACATCTTTCCAATCTGAGTATGGAATTGGCCGGATCCATTGTGGTCATGGTGGCCGTTACGGTACTGCTGTCAGCCGCCTTCGGTAAGCTCTTCGGTATGGAAGGAAACCTGAGTCTGCTACTTGGCGTTGGCAATGCCATCTGTGGCTCGGCCGCTATCGCTGCTACTGCGCCTGCACTGAATGCAGAAGAGAAGGAAGTGGGGCTTTCCTTGGGCGTGATCAACCTGTTGGGCATTGTCGGTCTGGTGACGTTGCCTGCGCTGTCATATCTGCTTGGGCTGTCCGATTACGATACGGGTTTCCTTATTGGCGGAACATTGCAGTCGGTTGGGCATGTGGCCGCTTCTTCCTTTGCCATGAACGAACGGATAGGAGAGTGGGCCATGGTGGTGAAGATGGGGCGTGTATTCCTGCTGATTCCCATGTTGGTGGTTATGCACTTCATTGGCCGCAAACGGAATCCTGACACGGTCGGACGGTTTCCTTGGTTCATTCTGTTCTTTGCCGCTGCCGTGTATCTCGCTCAGACCGATGTTCTTTCACCATCGGTGATCGGAACACTCGATTCTGCGGGAGAATTCATGTTGGCCATTGCCATGGCGGCCATTGGAATGGGCATCAAGATCAAACCGCTACTCAAACTCAGCGGAAAAGGACTGGCGTTGGGAGCCGTTCTTTTTGTGATTCAGATCTCCATGACGGTTGGTTTCATTCTGGTTCTTCTTTAA